The Syntrophorhabdaceae bacterium genome includes a region encoding these proteins:
- a CDS encoding ABC transporter ATP-binding protein: MLRLTDINKSYRVGPTTVDVLKGISLTVEKGELLSIIGPSGSGKSTLMNIMGLLEQPSAGSYFIEDTKITYDDDRMLSSLRNRMIGFVFQQYHLLPRLTAIDNVGLPLIYRGISEKEITERSMEYIKKVEMQERSHHKPTELSGGQQQRVAIARALTGNPALILADEPTGALDTHTGQEIMNLFKRLNKEEGITIVVITHDPKIAAQCKRRVELRDGIITG; the protein is encoded by the coding sequence ATGCTGCGCTTAACAGACATAAACAAATCCTACCGGGTCGGGCCAACCACAGTCGATGTATTGAAGGGGATCTCCCTCACGGTTGAAAAGGGCGAACTCCTCTCCATTATCGGTCCTTCCGGAAGCGGAAAATCGACGCTCATGAATATCATGGGGCTCCTGGAACAGCCTTCAGCAGGGTCATATTTCATAGAGGATACCAAGATCACCTATGATGACGACAGGATGCTTTCAAGTCTGCGGAACAGGATGATCGGTTTTGTCTTCCAACAGTATCATCTGCTGCCGAGATTAACGGCCATCGATAACGTCGGCCTGCCCCTCATCTACCGGGGGATCAGTGAAAAAGAGATTACGGAAAGATCGATGGAGTATATCAAAAAGGTTGAGATGCAGGAACGGTCTCACCATAAACCGACGGAACTCTCAGGCGGGCAGCAGCAGAGGGTCGCAATCGCGCGGGCGCTTACGGGCAATCCTGCGCTCATCCTTGCAGACGAACCGACGGGCGCCCTTGACACCCACACAGGGCAGGAGATCATGAACCTCTTTAAGAGATTGAACAAAGAGGAGGGGATCACGATCGTAGTTATCACCCACGATCCCAAAATAGCCGCGCAATGCAAACGCAGGGTCGA